A genomic stretch from Tamandua tetradactyla isolate mTamTet1 chromosome 15, mTamTet1.pri, whole genome shotgun sequence includes:
- the ZBTB38 gene encoding zinc finger and BTB domain-containing protein 38 isoform X1, translated as MLHWPKMDFKFDFCKIPGQHPNTMTVMSLSRDLKDSFHSDTVLSILNEQRIRGILCDVTIIVEDTKFKAHSNVLAASSLYFKNIFWSHTICISSHVLELDDLKAEVFTEILNYIYSSTVVVKRQETVTDLAAAGKKLGISFLEDLTDRNFSNSPGPYVFCITEKGVVKEEKNDKRHEEPAITNGPRITNAFSIIETENSNNMFSPLDLRASFKKVSDSMRTNSLCLERTEVCHEAEPVRTLAEHSYAVSSVAEAYRSQPVREPESNSPCKTGKENCDALAAKPKTCRKPKKLPIPQDSESPAENIPAPPVSNLEVNQERSPQPAAVLSRSVSPDNEGDASFPREEEDKSSDAPGPPAAEVPPLVYNCSCCSKSFDSSALLSAHMQLHKPAQEPPVCKHCNKQFTTLNRLGRHEQICVRSNHMPIPGGDQRFLENYPTIGQNGGSFTGSEPLLAENRIGEFPSTGGTLPETDHMVKFVNGQMLYSCVVCKRSYVTLSSLRRHANVHSWRRTYPCHYCNKVFALAEYRTRHEIWHTGERRYQCIFCLETFMTYYILKNHQKSFHAIDHRLSISKKTANGGLKPSVYPYKLYRLLPMKCKRAPYKSYRNASYENARENSQRNESAPGTYVIQNAHSSQLRELNFPDSMNTLTDSPALPLGAPACQDIPPPTKVPNAEGTKWGEGALKIDLASNVYSSEVSISSSENAASSAPQAGDTPVLPVSKGSENSASVISYSGPAPSVIVHSSRFPSVIVHSNALAAMAPPDPAAGQSLKEDSWPEPDKVGRVLSRPKSIKEKKKMTPCNRGEISEEPKSTVDPGGSPVKTANTAGETSKIETYIAKPALPGTSANSSVAPLCQITVKIGNEAIVKRHILGSKLFYKRGRKPKCQTQEESLPQDSDPEASTGSPLGLCQSECVDMSEMFDDTSDQDSTDKPWRPYYNYKPKKKSRQLKKMRKVNWRKEHGNRSPSNKCKYPAELDCAVGKGPQDKAFEEEENKEMPKLQCELCDGDKAAAAGNPARPHRHLTARPYTCELCAKQFQSPSTLKMHMRCHTGEKPYQCKTCGRCFSVQGNLQKHERIHLGVKEFICQYCSKAFTLNETLKIHERIHTGEKRYHCQFCFQSFLYLSTKRNHEQRHVREHNGEGYACFQCPKICKTAAALGMHQKKHLFKSPSQQEKIEGDMCHENSNLLENRFIDSEDSDQKDNVQTIVENVVL; from the coding sequence ATGACAGTCATGTCCCTTTCCAGAGACCTCAAGGACAGCTTTCACAGTGACACGGTGCTCTCCATCCTGAATGAGCAGCGCATCCGGGGCATTCTGTGTGACGTCACCATCATCGTGGAGGACACCAAGTTTAAAGCCCACAGCAATGTCCTGGCTGCATCAAgcctttatttcaaaaatatattttggagccATACAATCTGTATTTCCAGCCATGTCCTAGAACTGGATGATCTCAAAGCTGAAGTGTTTACAGAAATACTGAATTATATCTACAGCTCCACAGTTGTTGTTAAGAGACAGGAAACAGTCACTGACCTTGCAGCAGCAGGAAAAAAGCTGGGAATATCATTCTTAGAAGATCTTACCGATCGCAACTTCTCCAATTCTCCGGGCCCCTATGTATTCTGCATCACCGAGAAGGGAgtggttaaagaagaaaagaatgacaaAAGGCATGAAGAACCAGCCATCACCAATGGGCCAAGGATCACAAATGCGTTTTCCATCATCGaaacagaaaatagcaataaCATGTTTTCTCCACTGGACTTGAGGGCAAGTTTCAAAAAGGTCTCGGACTCCATGAGGACAAATAGCCTTTGCCTAGAGAGGACTGAAGTGTGCCATGAGGCCGAGCCCGTCCGTACCTTGGCAGAGCACTCGTATGCTGTTTCTTCTGTGGCCGAAGCTTACAGAAGTCAGCCTGTGCGTGAACCTGAGAGCAACTCCCCTTGTAAAACAGGTAAAGAAAATTGTGATGCTCTTGCAGCAAAGCCGAAAACATGCCGAAAGCCAAAGAAACTCCCCATACCCCAAGATTCTGAATCCCCTGCAGAAAATATACCAGCCCCTCCAGTCTCCAACTTAGAGGTTAATCAGGAAAGAAGTCCACAGCCAGCTGCAGTTCTTTCTCGTTCAGTTTCTCCCGACAATGAAGGAGATGCCAGTTTTCCCAGGGAAGAGGAGGATAAATCTTCTGACGCTCCTGGGCCTCCGGCCGCAGAGGTTCCACCTCTTGTTTACAATTGTAGCTGTTGTTCCAAATCCTTTGACAGCAGTGCTTTGCTCAGCGCCCACATGCAGCTTCACAAGCCAGCCCAGGAGCCTCCAGTGTGCAAGCACTGCAACAAGCAGTTCACCACCCTGAACAGATTGGGTCGGCACGAGCAGATCTGTGTGAGGTCGAACCACATGCCCATTCCTGGAGGAGACCAACGCTTTTTAGAAAACTATCCTACCATTGGCCAAAATGGAGGTTCATTCACAGGCTCAGAACCTTTGTTAGCTGAGAATAGGATTGGTGAATTTCCCAGTACAGGAGGTACCTTGCCAGAAACAGACCACATGGTTAAATTTGTTAACGGGCAAATGCTCTATAGTTGTGTTGTGTGCAAACGTAGTTACGTGACTTTATCCAGCCTCCGCAGACATGCAAACGTTCACTCTTGGAGAAGAACGTATCCTTGCCATTACTGCAACAAAGTGTTTGCATTGGCTGAATACAGGACAAGACATGAAATTTGGCATACAGGAGAAAGGCGTTATCAGTGCATTTTCTGCCTTGAAACTTTCATGACTTACTATATACTCAAAAACCATCAGAAGTCTTTCCATGCCATAGATCACAGGCTCTCCATCAGTAAAAAAACAGCCAATGGAGGCCTGAAGCCTAGTGTCTATCCATATAAACTTTATAGACTACTGCCTATGAAATGCAAGAGAGCTCCTTATAAGAGCTACCGAAATGCTTCCTATGAAAATGCTCGAGAAAACAGTCAAAGGAATGAGTCGGCACCTGGCACTTATGTTATTCAGAACGCACACAGCTCTCAGTTACGTGAACTGAATTTCCCAGACAGCATGAATACCCTGACAGACAGCCCAGCCTTGCCACTGGGAGCACCTGCGTGTCAGGACATACCCCCTCCCACAAAGGTCCCAAATGCAGAGGGCACCAAGTGGGGAGAGGGAGCGCTGAAAATCGATCTTGCCAGTAACGTTTACTCTTCTGAGGTGTCCATTTCCTCCAGTGAAAACGCTGCCAGCTCTGCCCCCCAGGCAGGGGACACGCCAGTCTTGCCTGTGAGTAAGGGCAGTGAGAACTCGGCCTCTGTGATCAGCTACAGTGGCCCGGCGCCCTCGGTCATCGTGCACAGCAGCCGGTTCCCCTCGGTCATCGTGCACAGCAACGCCCTGGCGGCCATGGCCCCTCCGGACCCGGCTGCTGGTCAGTCCCTGAAAGAGGACAGCTGGCCTGAGCCCGACAAAGTGGGCAGAGTCCTAAGCAGACCTAAAAgcattaaggagaaaaaaaaaatgacaccatGCAACAGAGGAGAAATATCAGAGGAGCCAAAATCTACTGTCGATCCCGGAGGGTCTCCGGTTAAAACTGCAAATACCGCTGGAGAAACCAGTAAGATTGAAACCTACATTGCAAAACCTGCTCTACCGGGAACCTCCGCCAACAGCAGTGTGGCGCCCCTCTGCCAGATAACAGTGAAAATCGGGAATGAGGCGATTGTGAAGAGGCATATCCTAGGATCCAAGCtgttttataaaagaggaagaaaacccAAATGTCAAACGCAGGAAGAAAGTTTGCCGCAAGACAGTGACCCGGAGGCCAGCACTGGCAGCCCGCTCGGGCTCTGCCAGTCGGAATGTGTGGACATGAGCGAGATGTTCGATGACACAAGCGACCAGGATTCCACCGACAAGCCGTGGCGCCCTTACTACAACTACAAGCCCAAAAAGAAGTCTAGGCAGctgaagaaaatgaggaaagtcAACTGGAGGAAAGAGCATGGAAACAGGAGCCCAAGCAATAAGTGTAAATACCCAGCAGAGCTGGACTGTGCTGTGGGGAAGGGCCCTCAGGATAAGGcttttgaggaagaagaaaacaaggagATGCCCAAGCTGCAGTGTGAACTCTGCGATGGAGACAAAGCAGCAGCCGCTGGGAACCCAGCGAGGCCCCACCGACACCTCACCGCCAGGCCTTACACCTGTGAGCTCTGCGCCAAGCAGTTCCAGAGCCCTTCCACGCTCAAAATGCACATGAGATGCCATACAGGAGAGAAGCCATACCAGTGCAAGACCTGCGGAAGGTGCTTCTCAGTGCAAGGAAACTTGCAGAAACACGAACGCATCCACCTGGGCGTGAAGGAGTTCATCTGTCAGTATTGCAGTAAGGCGTTCACGTTGAACGAAACCCTCAAAATCCACGAAAGAATCCACACAGGCGAAAAGCGTTACCACTGTCAGTTCTGCTTTCAGAGTTTTTTGTATCTCTCTACAAAACGGAATCACGAGCAGAGGCATGTTCGGGAGCATAACGGGGAGGGCTATGCCTGCTTCCAGTGCCCCAAAATTTGCAAAACAGCCGCTGCCCTTGGAATGCACCAAAAGAAACACTTATTCAAAAGTCCAAGTcagcaggaaaaaatagaaggtgACATGTGCCATGAAAACTCAAATCTCTTGGAAAATCGTTTCATTGATTCAGAAGACAGTGACCAAAAGGATAATGTACAAACCATTGTTGAAAATGTCGTCCTTTAA
- the ZBTB38 gene encoding zinc finger and BTB domain-containing protein 38 isoform X2, with protein MTVMSLSRDLKDSFHSDTVLSILNEQRIRGILCDVTIIVEDTKFKAHSNVLAASSLYFKNIFWSHTICISSHVLELDDLKAEVFTEILNYIYSSTVVVKRQETVTDLAAAGKKLGISFLEDLTDRNFSNSPGPYVFCITEKGVVKEEKNDKRHEEPAITNGPRITNAFSIIETENSNNMFSPLDLRASFKKVSDSMRTNSLCLERTEVCHEAEPVRTLAEHSYAVSSVAEAYRSQPVREPESNSPCKTGKENCDALAAKPKTCRKPKKLPIPQDSESPAENIPAPPVSNLEVNQERSPQPAAVLSRSVSPDNEGDASFPREEEDKSSDAPGPPAAEVPPLVYNCSCCSKSFDSSALLSAHMQLHKPAQEPPVCKHCNKQFTTLNRLGRHEQICVRSNHMPIPGGDQRFLENYPTIGQNGGSFTGSEPLLAENRIGEFPSTGGTLPETDHMVKFVNGQMLYSCVVCKRSYVTLSSLRRHANVHSWRRTYPCHYCNKVFALAEYRTRHEIWHTGERRYQCIFCLETFMTYYILKNHQKSFHAIDHRLSISKKTANGGLKPSVYPYKLYRLLPMKCKRAPYKSYRNASYENARENSQRNESAPGTYVIQNAHSSQLRELNFPDSMNTLTDSPALPLGAPACQDIPPPTKVPNAEGTKWGEGALKIDLASNVYSSEVSISSSENAASSAPQAGDTPVLPVSKGSENSASVISYSGPAPSVIVHSSRFPSVIVHSNALAAMAPPDPAAGQSLKEDSWPEPDKVGRVLSRPKSIKEKKKMTPCNRGEISEEPKSTVDPGGSPVKTANTAGETSKIETYIAKPALPGTSANSSVAPLCQITVKIGNEAIVKRHILGSKLFYKRGRKPKCQTQEESLPQDSDPEASTGSPLGLCQSECVDMSEMFDDTSDQDSTDKPWRPYYNYKPKKKSRQLKKMRKVNWRKEHGNRSPSNKCKYPAELDCAVGKGPQDKAFEEEENKEMPKLQCELCDGDKAAAAGNPARPHRHLTARPYTCELCAKQFQSPSTLKMHMRCHTGEKPYQCKTCGRCFSVQGNLQKHERIHLGVKEFICQYCSKAFTLNETLKIHERIHTGEKRYHCQFCFQSFLYLSTKRNHEQRHVREHNGEGYACFQCPKICKTAAALGMHQKKHLFKSPSQQEKIEGDMCHENSNLLENRFIDSEDSDQKDNVQTIVENVVL; from the coding sequence ATGACAGTCATGTCCCTTTCCAGAGACCTCAAGGACAGCTTTCACAGTGACACGGTGCTCTCCATCCTGAATGAGCAGCGCATCCGGGGCATTCTGTGTGACGTCACCATCATCGTGGAGGACACCAAGTTTAAAGCCCACAGCAATGTCCTGGCTGCATCAAgcctttatttcaaaaatatattttggagccATACAATCTGTATTTCCAGCCATGTCCTAGAACTGGATGATCTCAAAGCTGAAGTGTTTACAGAAATACTGAATTATATCTACAGCTCCACAGTTGTTGTTAAGAGACAGGAAACAGTCACTGACCTTGCAGCAGCAGGAAAAAAGCTGGGAATATCATTCTTAGAAGATCTTACCGATCGCAACTTCTCCAATTCTCCGGGCCCCTATGTATTCTGCATCACCGAGAAGGGAgtggttaaagaagaaaagaatgacaaAAGGCATGAAGAACCAGCCATCACCAATGGGCCAAGGATCACAAATGCGTTTTCCATCATCGaaacagaaaatagcaataaCATGTTTTCTCCACTGGACTTGAGGGCAAGTTTCAAAAAGGTCTCGGACTCCATGAGGACAAATAGCCTTTGCCTAGAGAGGACTGAAGTGTGCCATGAGGCCGAGCCCGTCCGTACCTTGGCAGAGCACTCGTATGCTGTTTCTTCTGTGGCCGAAGCTTACAGAAGTCAGCCTGTGCGTGAACCTGAGAGCAACTCCCCTTGTAAAACAGGTAAAGAAAATTGTGATGCTCTTGCAGCAAAGCCGAAAACATGCCGAAAGCCAAAGAAACTCCCCATACCCCAAGATTCTGAATCCCCTGCAGAAAATATACCAGCCCCTCCAGTCTCCAACTTAGAGGTTAATCAGGAAAGAAGTCCACAGCCAGCTGCAGTTCTTTCTCGTTCAGTTTCTCCCGACAATGAAGGAGATGCCAGTTTTCCCAGGGAAGAGGAGGATAAATCTTCTGACGCTCCTGGGCCTCCGGCCGCAGAGGTTCCACCTCTTGTTTACAATTGTAGCTGTTGTTCCAAATCCTTTGACAGCAGTGCTTTGCTCAGCGCCCACATGCAGCTTCACAAGCCAGCCCAGGAGCCTCCAGTGTGCAAGCACTGCAACAAGCAGTTCACCACCCTGAACAGATTGGGTCGGCACGAGCAGATCTGTGTGAGGTCGAACCACATGCCCATTCCTGGAGGAGACCAACGCTTTTTAGAAAACTATCCTACCATTGGCCAAAATGGAGGTTCATTCACAGGCTCAGAACCTTTGTTAGCTGAGAATAGGATTGGTGAATTTCCCAGTACAGGAGGTACCTTGCCAGAAACAGACCACATGGTTAAATTTGTTAACGGGCAAATGCTCTATAGTTGTGTTGTGTGCAAACGTAGTTACGTGACTTTATCCAGCCTCCGCAGACATGCAAACGTTCACTCTTGGAGAAGAACGTATCCTTGCCATTACTGCAACAAAGTGTTTGCATTGGCTGAATACAGGACAAGACATGAAATTTGGCATACAGGAGAAAGGCGTTATCAGTGCATTTTCTGCCTTGAAACTTTCATGACTTACTATATACTCAAAAACCATCAGAAGTCTTTCCATGCCATAGATCACAGGCTCTCCATCAGTAAAAAAACAGCCAATGGAGGCCTGAAGCCTAGTGTCTATCCATATAAACTTTATAGACTACTGCCTATGAAATGCAAGAGAGCTCCTTATAAGAGCTACCGAAATGCTTCCTATGAAAATGCTCGAGAAAACAGTCAAAGGAATGAGTCGGCACCTGGCACTTATGTTATTCAGAACGCACACAGCTCTCAGTTACGTGAACTGAATTTCCCAGACAGCATGAATACCCTGACAGACAGCCCAGCCTTGCCACTGGGAGCACCTGCGTGTCAGGACATACCCCCTCCCACAAAGGTCCCAAATGCAGAGGGCACCAAGTGGGGAGAGGGAGCGCTGAAAATCGATCTTGCCAGTAACGTTTACTCTTCTGAGGTGTCCATTTCCTCCAGTGAAAACGCTGCCAGCTCTGCCCCCCAGGCAGGGGACACGCCAGTCTTGCCTGTGAGTAAGGGCAGTGAGAACTCGGCCTCTGTGATCAGCTACAGTGGCCCGGCGCCCTCGGTCATCGTGCACAGCAGCCGGTTCCCCTCGGTCATCGTGCACAGCAACGCCCTGGCGGCCATGGCCCCTCCGGACCCGGCTGCTGGTCAGTCCCTGAAAGAGGACAGCTGGCCTGAGCCCGACAAAGTGGGCAGAGTCCTAAGCAGACCTAAAAgcattaaggagaaaaaaaaaatgacaccatGCAACAGAGGAGAAATATCAGAGGAGCCAAAATCTACTGTCGATCCCGGAGGGTCTCCGGTTAAAACTGCAAATACCGCTGGAGAAACCAGTAAGATTGAAACCTACATTGCAAAACCTGCTCTACCGGGAACCTCCGCCAACAGCAGTGTGGCGCCCCTCTGCCAGATAACAGTGAAAATCGGGAATGAGGCGATTGTGAAGAGGCATATCCTAGGATCCAAGCtgttttataaaagaggaagaaaacccAAATGTCAAACGCAGGAAGAAAGTTTGCCGCAAGACAGTGACCCGGAGGCCAGCACTGGCAGCCCGCTCGGGCTCTGCCAGTCGGAATGTGTGGACATGAGCGAGATGTTCGATGACACAAGCGACCAGGATTCCACCGACAAGCCGTGGCGCCCTTACTACAACTACAAGCCCAAAAAGAAGTCTAGGCAGctgaagaaaatgaggaaagtcAACTGGAGGAAAGAGCATGGAAACAGGAGCCCAAGCAATAAGTGTAAATACCCAGCAGAGCTGGACTGTGCTGTGGGGAAGGGCCCTCAGGATAAGGcttttgaggaagaagaaaacaaggagATGCCCAAGCTGCAGTGTGAACTCTGCGATGGAGACAAAGCAGCAGCCGCTGGGAACCCAGCGAGGCCCCACCGACACCTCACCGCCAGGCCTTACACCTGTGAGCTCTGCGCCAAGCAGTTCCAGAGCCCTTCCACGCTCAAAATGCACATGAGATGCCATACAGGAGAGAAGCCATACCAGTGCAAGACCTGCGGAAGGTGCTTCTCAGTGCAAGGAAACTTGCAGAAACACGAACGCATCCACCTGGGCGTGAAGGAGTTCATCTGTCAGTATTGCAGTAAGGCGTTCACGTTGAACGAAACCCTCAAAATCCACGAAAGAATCCACACAGGCGAAAAGCGTTACCACTGTCAGTTCTGCTTTCAGAGTTTTTTGTATCTCTCTACAAAACGGAATCACGAGCAGAGGCATGTTCGGGAGCATAACGGGGAGGGCTATGCCTGCTTCCAGTGCCCCAAAATTTGCAAAACAGCCGCTGCCCTTGGAATGCACCAAAAGAAACACTTATTCAAAAGTCCAAGTcagcaggaaaaaatagaaggtgACATGTGCCATGAAAACTCAAATCTCTTGGAAAATCGTTTCATTGATTCAGAAGACAGTGACCAAAAGGATAATGTACAAACCATTGTTGAAAATGTCGTCCTTTAA